The Festucalex cinctus isolate MCC-2025b chromosome 14, RoL_Fcin_1.0, whole genome shotgun sequence DNA window attaatcgtgaattaactattgaagtcatgcgattaattacgattaaaaaatttaatcatcTGACATCCCTAGTGTAAATAATCTATGCACTGTCAATACTCCCAAATCCAAAAATAGAAGGGAAATAATTGATTTTACAGGTCAACAGAGAATGCAATCCAATCATATAAATGATTATCTTTATGTATTAAATTGGCCTGAAAGGGACAATAGACACTTGGAAAAGTAGAACTTGTAACAAATCAGTGCGATTTCAACAATCCTGCATACCAACCTTTTTTTGTGGATCCCTCACCCGATCCTCCATGTAGTCCATCTTTCCCATGCTGATTTCCGCCTCGTCCCCCCGCACTTCCTCcggctccgcctccgactccgcCCGCTCCTCCAGCTTCTCCGCCCTTGCTCCCAGGCTTTGGTGGAGGCATGGGGGCCCCTCCCCCAAACACCATCCCTCCATAATGCAGTCGACTGGCATCCTTGCTGAGGAGATACCCGCCCAGATGTATCGTCTGGCTGCCCGTATGACCGCCCACCCCTGGGACATACTTCTGCAATTCGTCCTAAAAGGAAGCCAGATCAAAGTAACCACTGTTATTTGCTGATAAACCTGATCCAAGTTGGAACATTTTGCTGCAGGCTACCATGGAGTCGCCAATGAAAATGTCAGGGTTGTTCTCGTAGATGAACTTGTCCACCCGCTGCTGCCTCATCTTGAACATCTTGGAGCCTTTGTTCTTCAGCAGCGCCAACTCCTCCAGCATGATGTCCTTTGGCGTGCCAATCTTTCTTCCCAAGTCAAACTCGGATATCTTCACCACGGGCTCGTACTCTGGAGAAGTTCATTTAGCACATTAACTCACCCGACTGTACGTTATCGTGCTCTTGTCAAGTTCGGTTGGTGATGCTACAAACTATCAGACTTACCATCCTGAGAGATTTTTGATAAGTCAATTATGACTTTGGTGGGCTTTCTCCTCCTGTTTATTGGGGTGGGTGTTCTTGCAGGCATGGCTGTTGGGGGTGAGAAGTGACATTTTATTAGGCCAGTAGGGGAACCAATGAGTCTCTTAATGTTGGGATCGTCAACTGGCTCGGACCCTGTGGACTGGCATTATCAGAGTTTTGTGTTTAATGGTGTTATGGTGTCCGTATTCAAAGATGGAAGCTCAAGTTTGTTTTCGGTGTAGCGTCACCCTTCTGTCCAGTACGTACTATATGCAACTTTCAAATTTGGTACTGATCGGGCAAAATCTTTTCTTTGAAGAAATTGCAGCTCTATGCCATCATGACAGATTCAAACCTTGATGGCATGAGTCTTTTCAGGCATTGTTTCTTGATACTTTTTTTGCGAGTCTACTCATAGTAGACATGCACACCGAAGTTCATGGATTTGGGGCCTGAATTTCCCAACAATTCCGAGGGGCACTATAGGTCTTAGGATATGAGATCCATATCAACAACAACACCCATAGTTCACTGTTTACTGTCGACGTGCCATAAAGTCATTCCGCTCAATTCGAACACCTCACATAGGCAGTTACTACTCATTTGTCAAGTTCAAGGCCGATCACATCATTACCGTACACAGTACAGTGAAACCTCCAAATTGAATACCCAAAAAATAACAAGATCAAAAGTCCAACTTTGAGCCCAAACCCCGATTATTTGCAAATTCAAGCAGGATATCAGCCAATCTCATGAGACTTCAGCTCAGGGAATACGTTGAATCTTAATTATTCCTAAATTGTGCTacatgggctccctctagtggtgtgTGAGGAATCATTGAATTAAATGTCTTAACTGTGAATTATGTTACAGttgcttcaacatttttttttttaatctagtaCAGTCCAGTACATTTGTTAAGTACAATTTAGATTTAATtaagtactgtttttttttttttaattaaatttctaTATTTGAAGGCCAAagtccaaaatgtttttgttcaaacTGTACATTTTATAGTGGCTTACAATAACTTTGAATTATGCATTTTCGGGAGTAAAACCACTTCTTTAGGTTATTGAAGGATAATTTCACAATTCTATTTAACTTCTTCTTtagattttcttttgtttgttatttagcAATGCTACCACAAAAGTCTGCCAGTGATAGTAACACAACAAGAACTGTGgtgaaaacaaaactttttcttttttttttttttctccattgttAAACTTGTTTTTCACTGGTGTGGCAGTtaagtgtttttaaatgtaacttTAAACATCAGCAGTTCAGTTAATAAAGGTTCattcaaaatttgtttttgaaacAATCAGAGTAACTTAGAAGTCAACCAGCGTTACAAAAACGATTTTGTTCAGTGTTGGAGGTTCGGTTATATTTTGTGTCTGGTTCAAAATTTAGGGTGCTTCCTACCATTATGTTCTGGtcacttgtgttttgttttgtattttgtcccccccctcttttttttttctttcttgtgagATGGCCATAAGCACCTCCAAAGTTCCTAAACATGTTGAGCACCCCTCTAGTTAAAAGGAAAAACATCACATCGAGTGACTGTAACACAACCCACATGGCTATATTTAAAATATCCATCCCTAGCCAAGACATTGAGCGAAGAGTAAAGGCGTCATTTGACCATCAGCGTGTCTGATACAATCCATcagcacacaaaaacacacctgCAATgtaatccttattttgaatctgTTATGGAACATCACTGTTACTCAATGTAGCGTTGGTCAAATAAATTCACCGGTACAGTTTAAAATCCTCGAAGATGATCTGGATCAGCCTCTCAGGtttaacaccccccacccccttttctGGGATTGGTGACGGCATATTACATCTATGCAGTGCCCAGAGTGGGAGGATCAGCACATTGGCTCTTTTGAAGATGCAAGCAGCTCATCCAAGTGGCATCAAATTCAATTATTTAAAAGCatgctcattaaaaaataatgcagtattgCCGTAATGAAGCATAGTCACTATTTCCTAATACCTTCAGAAAGCATCATTTGGAACATGCCTCACATGTTTACCTTACTTGTTTAGCAAATTTTAATCAAAGCTGTCAGCTGACTAAAacttacctgtttttttttcttcgttttttATAATCCTGTTGCGGGCAGAGAAGTAAGAGACCCAAGATCCCGAGTTGACAGATCCCACAAAAGCGTACAACTAGTCGAATCCCGGTTCGGGGGTCAGTACGACACCCACCCTACTCTCAGATGGCAGGTCGTCTCTTCCAGGCTGGGGCTGCGGGTGGCAGCGGTGTGGTGGAGGTGGATTTTGAGGAGTATGAATAGGGATGCAGGAGCTGCTAAGGCATGGAGGGGCGGGTGGGATTTGGGGGTCAGTCATTTGGCCAGCTTAAAGTGCTGATGGGGATATTAAGGGAACAAAATGATTCTCCCAGATGGTTGTGGAGCGTATATTTAGCAGCAGGAACGCAGGGAAGCCACATCAGTTACAAGATAACCCCAGGAGACCACAGGGCGTGTTTAGACTACACACCGTGTGAGaggaaaggcaaggcaagtgtAAATGCGCACATAGTGTACACAGTGCATGTGTGAGGATAAGCATATGTGTGTTTTAAGTCACTCCAGGGCGGTTTGGGATACAAAGTGAGGGTCAGCCACACTACACCTTACATCACTCTTGAGCAAGAGTGGGAAAAGTATGGCATGTATTATTCTTTAATCTGGCCCAACGAGCATTTACATGATCAAGAGCCCTGCATTTTCTTAACTAAAATTAGATTactaaaatgattttttaaaattttattttatctcattaaataattgattaattcattcataaaataaattattcgtgacgtgttttttttttttttttccaattgtaaTAAATACTGTTGTTACTTGAGATACGAGTAATCATTCATACGGCTGTTTTGCTTTGTCTTAGATACtagtgtgccctgtgattggctggcaaccagtccagtacAGAGTTACATTATTTCATAtgaaattaaagaaaaactGTGTGATATTAATCTCATGTAGGCATACCTTGAGACTGTAAGTACCCACCCGTATATGCCCTAGACTACAGACTGcaatactctactgccacctagtgACAGAAAAAACACCACACTGTATCAgatcaaatgaaaattaaaacaaactatgAACATATTTTCTAAATTAATGCATGTCTAAATCAGAATCGCATCACAAAATTGTCATAACTGTATGTGCATAGGAAATACCATTTTTTGATTACTcctgtgtttttattattatttgtactctgtattttgtataaaaaaaaaataataataaaaaataacaatactactactactactactactactactactactactaataataataataataataatttaagctTTTAAAATCCATtgctattttattttgactATTTTATCTCATAAAAGTGAGTACACGCTCACATTTATTCAGATATTCATTATCTGGGTGGAACCGCTGGATGGTCTTGGCCACTGTGCTGCAGCTCAGTTTCAGGGTGTTGGCGATCTTTATGTAGAGCAACTTTTTGTTCCTCAGATTTTCAGTGACCAGTATTAGAGTGTGAGAGCGGGCTCCAGGTGGCGGAGGGGTACCGTCACTTACCTGAGGTGCAGGCGGCGTGGGCTTgcttccccgcctgggagactatatttgtatgtgtgcatgtttgtgtgagtgagtgaaaaaaaaaaaaatgagagcgTCAGAGCTATAATACTAAATTTAACACACCTGCTCCTTAATCACACCTGAAACCCCGTATAtaactggggaggaaaaaaataaaactacctgTGCtctatttcaacattttcactttGGGGTGTTTGGCTATTAGTAGCTTTATTTTGAGGGAACAATAAATTTACACTGTTGTATAAACTGTACACTACATTTCTGTGTgtcaaagtgtcatttctttagTGTTGTCCCAAGAAAAGATATAATAAATATCCTCAGAAATGTGAGGGCTGGACTCAGTTTTGTGAGATAATAATGTATGAGTGTTGGACATGTACCTTATATTAGATTAAAATACAGTAGAGTCGTATGGTTGCATTAATGAAcaactgggggcagtataaaacCAGACACGTCAGACAAGTGGTGCATTTCAGatctaattttattcatctacaattttgtcattttattgtaaatataaacatCTTCACACATGTCAATAGCCAGACATATTTGTAGTTATCATACTTTACAGTGTTTTATccacaaaaaaacttttgcaGAATTGACATCATCCATACTGTAGAAAATAACCAAAGAATAACCTCTAATCGtaactctattttttttttattgcaagcattattattaaaaataaagcgcacacatctcagtgcatcaACTTTTTTGCCATCTTTACCATCTAATCTCTCGTCCTGATCCCCCCTAATCATATTCTTGTAACAGCTTCAGGCTGTGGGTGTTCACGACttaaacactttaactttgaatcTTGCctacaaacaaaaatatgatcAAATCTTTCATGTGTATTTTTGATCACTGACCACATTCAATTGTCTGTCCTGTTATTGTCCTAGCGATCAATTCCACCTCTCCAAAGCCTCTCTCATATCATAAAACCCTTTTATTAATACAATAAGTCAACCTTCCCTTGCACAACATATAAAATCAACAAAATACACACTTGTTCatctgtgttatttatttaataaaataatttgcatcAGTTACAGAAGCTGTACACAACTAATATGCTGTAATGTGACATAAGTGCACATTGTCTACCAGGATTATCAGAGGAATTTTAATACCAGAGTGCCACAACAGTAATCAGTTTAATAATTCCATAGTAGTTTTataaatattaatttatatttaacatattTTGTGCATTTCAAATTAGAATGAATGTGTTTGCATAACCCTATTTTTGCTAGTGTACAGTGTTAGTACGGATGCATGTAAGTAAGCAGCAACATTAAAATGATAAACGTTTTATTTCTGGAAGCTTGATCTCTTTTTGCGTTTAGGTGGAGGGAGAAGACAACCCTTTCCAAAACCAAGTAACCAAAAAGCTATGAAACTATACCATGTGATGTTTGCCTAATTctttggcaaaataagcaaaccaaCACTAGCAGCAAAGGTAATTACAATGACGAGACTGTGAACAGCGCACCTGGACTTTTAGTGTGGTAACGCTTACTTTTCACTTATTTAAAATGCCCCAGGTCTCCACACATGAGGCTGTACACCCCCCTTAGTGGCCACAAAACGCGGTTTGGGTGCCTGAATTGCGTTGGACTTGAGAGGGGGCAGCGAAGAAAGCACACTGAGCTCAGGAGCACTCTTGAACTGCTTGGCTGCCTGGAAGCCTGTGTTGTAAGACACCGGACTGTAAGGTGTTGCCACACCAGGCGCATCCTTCGGAGGAGGCATGGCAGATAATTTTGGAAGGCTGGGCAATCCACCTATTTGGGAGGAAAATGAAGCTGACTCTCTGAATGGGGCTCGTGCCAAGTTGGTGTCGGGGGTTGGAGCAGTCGGACCACGAGATGGAGAGGTCATGTCAGAGTGATCTATACGCTCTCCAAGACTGGTGGCTGAACGCGGTGCAAGGACTTTAGGAACTAGAGTGGGAGCAGACATGGGTGTTGGTGTTGAAAATCTCCTGATCTCATAGGTGCGAGCTGTTTTTATGGGTATCTGCTTCGGTGAAGTTAATGAGCTGCCCACCATTGCCGTATAGTGTCCCTGCCTCTGGTCCTGGCGAGAAGGGCTGGCTGAGAGATTTGCAGCACTACCACTGTAGTTAAACATAGCAGAGTTGAGCTGGTAAGGCTGCCTTCTTATGAAATCCAGAGCTTGGATGCCCTCTCGCTGGGAGCCACCTCTACTCTTACTAACTGACTTGACCATGTTCCTCTGTGGCCCTGTGGGGATAGAGGGGGTGAGGAGTGGGTTATACCCTATGGGCGGAGGGGCACGCACATTGGAGGAGTATTTCCATTGAGAGGGAAGAGAGGGGTTGGATGAGGAGTCAGGGTGTTGTGCAGTGCCGTGCAAGGACACTTCCTGTTGGTAGTGGGTCTGTGGAGGGGCATCCACTACATACATACCCATGCGGTTCTGTCTGCGAGCAAAGAGCTGAGCCCCCTTGCCACCTTCTTGAATGATCTGTGGGGCCTCCTGCAGAACCCGAGGCTTGGGTGCCACAGGAGGAGGCATTTTTGCCATGCCGCTTCCTTCCTGTCCACCATCATAAAAATCTTCAGAGAATGGTTGGCCATGCTTGTGATGCGCGGCCCTCTCATCAAAATTCTGCACCATGGACAAGAGCTCAGGATTCGGTGAATTCTTCTTGACTTCTGGCACATTGAACATAGGCTTGGGTTTTCCGCCACGACGTCGAGCCTCAAGTAAGATTCCTGTACGGCCTCCTGGACTAGATAGAGGGGTTTGATCTGATGTTTCTGGATCGGAGACCATGGACACTGGTGCTACAGGTGTCATGGGAATTTGAGTTGGGCATGGAGGAGCTACTGGCACAACTGGAGGGCCCAGTGCAACCCGGTGAATTGAACTGGGAATTTGAGCTATAGGAGGAATAGTAGCTGAAACCATGAACTGTGGTGTCGCAGACACCACGGGCTGTGG harbors:
- the myoz1a gene encoding myozenin-1a — translated: MPARTPTPINRRRKPTKVIIDLSKISQDEYEPVVKISEFDLGRKIGTPKDIMLEELALLKNKGSKMFKMRQQRVDKFIYENNPDIFIGDSMDELQKYVPGVGGHTGSQTIHLGGYLLSKDASRLHYGGMVFGGGAPMPPPKPGSKGGEAGGAGGVGGGAGGSAGGRGGNQHGKDGLHGGSGEGSTKKDGGKDDAAKKMHLKAYISPWEKAMKGDETLLATLKGIMPGPIHHIELRKYKCFNRSAMPYGGFEKALQFMKFQMPDTEKTRVVAEPTVVYGHDINLRPSFNRTPIGWVCTGGPSSIHVELDSVPYDGETEEL